A part of Desulfovibrio psychrotolerans genomic DNA contains:
- a CDS encoding FAD-binding and (Fe-S)-binding domain-containing protein has translation MPHKGPHISIGSEFLVHRVLRIDLDEFEDWPEAVRETAIALAEELFLVRYNPFIDAETVRQSVQARFDQTVPGLAHHYATTLREGLTMFWSSYDSDMEFRDELIRRIGQVIPRDRIDLRPGSLVECSTDATDLRMELPLLVVAPASAEEVSAVVCLANEMKFALIPRGGASGCTGGAIPARKRTVVMTLQKLSRIREVNTGDMTLTVEAGVITASAIKAAADKGMLFTVDPASKAASTIGGNIAENSGGPSAFEYGTTLDNILSYRMVTPTGEIVDVERVAHPRHKIMETETAVFEVKDVSGGVRTVITLKGDEIRKPGLGKDVTNKFLGGLPGVQKEGTDGIIVEARFVCHPPQKHFRVVVLEFFGRSMHNAMLVIKQIVALRDTIRTQGDLVKISALEEFGIKYVEAIEYQKKSTQYEGKPISVLILQLDSNDEPALEKNVRDIVDICAPYDMVDAFVAKDAAQAEHYWEDRHKLSAIARRTSGFKINEDIVIPIDVIPDFSDFIEKLNQECMGKAYRAALQDVGRVPGMPMEDKSLNREFTFASKVAQGKVPTAELSDQEMLDRTTAYFDELSENYPALKRTFQKIYEHMLATRIIVANHMHAGDGNCHVNIPVNSNDPIMLHNAEEVADAVMTKAQEMHGEVTGEHGIGITKIKFLSEEKMQALKTFKSRVDPHSIMNPAKLTQRETPVKPFTFSFNRLIKDIQASGLADKDRLIGLLTNIQVCTRCGKCKQVCPMFFPEKSLLYHPRNKNLSLGALLEAVYYSQVNKGKPDENLLTQLRQLVEHCTGCGKCTAVCPVKINSSSVALELRAFVDEEGAGGHPIKSKVLDYIAADISGRAPRAAKLAAMGQKLQNRALKLIPASWRSGLDNPLFSGPGPEVGYNSLAEAIRLDKGSIFIPKSRTEAKPLETVFYFPGCGGALFYRNIGLAGLVLMLRAGFAVIMPDKHQCCGYPLLAAGKDTLYRKNRESNLTAMTGLLEKAAAQGLNVTHVITACGSCREGLEKYNLPESLKAGLIHKDMTQLLMERTPPARFAQGGKLLYHAACHAEWSGVHKVKAAGVYQKALADFSGASVEITPGCCGESGMGAMTNPEIYNKLRGRKQMNMEASLTGYGEGEPVIVGCPSCKVGIARILLNMQEKRPVLHTLEYLAAQMHGDDWKKRFKKLVLDSLASGHNGHSGNGGNARVVDDASL, from the coding sequence ATGCCGCACAAAGGTCCACACATTTCCATAGGCTCAGAGTTTCTCGTGCACCGGGTGCTGCGTATCGATCTGGACGAGTTCGAGGACTGGCCCGAGGCAGTCCGCGAAACGGCCATAGCGCTTGCAGAAGAGTTGTTCCTTGTCCGGTACAACCCGTTCATCGATGCGGAAACCGTGCGCCAGAGCGTGCAGGCCCGCTTCGATCAGACCGTGCCCGGCCTTGCCCACCATTACGCCACCACCCTGCGCGAAGGGCTTACCATGTTCTGGAGCTCCTACGATTCCGACATGGAATTCCGCGACGAGCTCATCAGGCGCATCGGGCAGGTGATCCCGCGCGACCGCATAGACCTGCGCCCCGGCTCGCTGGTGGAATGCTCCACCGATGCCACAGACCTGCGCATGGAGCTGCCGCTGCTTGTGGTCGCCCCCGCCAGCGCAGAAGAGGTCAGCGCCGTGGTGTGCCTTGCCAACGAGATGAAGTTCGCCCTCATCCCGCGCGGCGGCGCGTCCGGCTGTACGGGCGGCGCCATTCCCGCCCGCAAGCGCACGGTGGTTATGACGCTGCAAAAGCTCAGCCGCATCAGGGAAGTGAACACAGGCGACATGACCCTCACCGTAGAGGCGGGCGTCATCACCGCGTCCGCCATCAAGGCGGCGGCGGACAAGGGCATGCTCTTCACCGTAGACCCCGCGTCCAAGGCGGCGTCCACCATAGGCGGTAATATTGCAGAAAACTCCGGCGGTCCCTCAGCCTTTGAATACGGCACCACGCTGGACAACATCCTCTCCTACCGCATGGTCACTCCCACCGGCGAAATCGTGGATGTGGAGCGGGTGGCCCACCCCCGCCACAAGATCATGGAAACCGAAACCGCCGTGTTCGAGGTCAAAGACGTCTCCGGCGGCGTGCGCACCGTCATCACCCTGAAGGGAGACGAAATCCGCAAACCCGGTCTGGGCAAGGACGTCACCAACAAATTCCTCGGCGGACTTCCCGGCGTGCAGAAGGAAGGCACAGACGGCATCATCGTGGAGGCACGCTTCGTCTGCCATCCGCCGCAGAAGCATTTCCGCGTGGTGGTGCTGGAATTCTTCGGGCGTTCCATGCACAACGCCATGCTGGTTATCAAGCAGATAGTGGCCCTGCGCGATACCATCCGCACACAGGGCGATCTGGTAAAGATATCCGCGCTGGAAGAGTTCGGCATCAAATATGTAGAAGCCATCGAATACCAGAAAAAGTCCACGCAGTACGAGGGCAAGCCCATCTCCGTGCTCATCCTGCAACTGGACTCCAACGATGAACCCGCGCTGGAAAAGAACGTGCGCGACATCGTGGATATCTGTGCGCCCTACGACATGGTGGACGCCTTTGTCGCCAAAGATGCCGCGCAGGCGGAACACTACTGGGAAGACCGGCACAAACTCTCGGCCATCGCCCGCCGCACGTCCGGCTTCAAGATCAACGAAGATATCGTCATCCCCATCGACGTCATCCCCGACTTTTCCGACTTCATCGAAAAGCTCAATCAGGAATGCATGGGCAAGGCCTACCGCGCCGCATTGCAGGACGTGGGCCGCGTTCCCGGCATGCCCATGGAAGACAAGTCCCTGAACCGCGAGTTCACGTTCGCCTCCAAGGTGGCGCAGGGCAAGGTGCCCACGGCCGAACTTTCCGATCAGGAAATGCTGGACAGAACCACCGCCTACTTCGACGAGCTTTCGGAGAACTATCCCGCGCTCAAGCGCACCTTCCAGAAGATATACGAGCACATGCTCGCCACCCGCATCATCGTGGCCAACCACATGCACGCGGGCGACGGCAACTGTCACGTGAACATCCCCGTAAACTCCAACGACCCCATCATGCTGCATAATGCCGAAGAAGTGGCAGACGCCGTCATGACCAAGGCGCAGGAGATGCATGGCGAGGTCACGGGCGAGCACGGCATCGGCATCACCAAGATCAAGTTCCTGTCCGAAGAGAAGATGCAGGCCCTGAAGACCTTCAAGAGCCGCGTGGACCCGCATTCCATCATGAATCCGGCCAAGCTTACCCAGCGCGAAACGCCGGTCAAGCCGTTCACCTTCTCCTTCAACAGGCTCATCAAGGACATTCAGGCCTCCGGCCTCGCAGACAAGGACAGGCTCATCGGCCTGCTCACCAACATTCAGGTGTGCACCCGCTGCGGCAAGTGCAAGCAGGTCTGCCCCATGTTCTTCCCGGAAAAATCGCTCCTCTACCACCCGCGTAACAAAAACCTCAGCCTCGGCGCGCTGCTTGAGGCGGTCTACTACTCGCAGGTGAACAAGGGCAAGCCGGACGAAAACCTGCTCACCCAGTTGCGGCAGCTTGTGGAGCACTGCACCGGCTGCGGCAAGTGTACCGCCGTGTGCCCGGTGAAGATAAACTCCTCCAGTGTGGCGCTGGAGCTGCGCGCCTTTGTGGATGAAGAAGGCGCGGGCGGGCACCCTATCAAATCCAAGGTGCTGGATTACATTGCGGCAGACATTTCCGGCCGGGCACCGCGCGCCGCAAAGCTTGCCGCCATGGGCCAGAAGCTGCAGAACAGGGCACTCAAACTTATCCCCGCTTCATGGCGTTCGGGACTGGATAACCCGCTCTTTTCCGGCCCCGGGCCGGAGGTCGGCTACAACAGCCTTGCGGAAGCCATCCGGCTGGACAAGGGGTCCATCTTCATCCCCAAATCCCGTACGGAAGCAAAGCCGCTGGAAACGGTGTTCTACTTCCCCGGCTGCGGCGGCGCACTGTTCTACCGCAACATCGGCCTAGCCGGGCTGGTCCTCATGCTCCGGGCTGGCTTTGCCGTGATCATGCCGGATAAACACCAGTGCTGCGGCTACCCCCTGCTGGCAGCAGGCAAAGATACCCTCTACCGCAAAAACCGCGAATCCAACCTCACCGCCATGACCGGGCTGCTGGAAAAAGCCGCCGCGCAGGGGCTGAATGTCACCCACGTCATCACCGCCTGCGGCTCCTGCCGCGAAGGGCTGGAAAAATACAACCTGCCGGAATCGCTCAAGGCAGGGCTTATCCACAAGGATATGACGCAGTTGCTCATGGAGCGCACTCCCCCCGCACGCTTCGCGCAGGGTGGCAAGCTCCTCTACCACGCTGCTTGCCATGCGGAATGGAGCGGCGTGCACAAGGTCAAGGCTGCCGGGGTATACCAGAAGGCGCTTGCAGACTTCTCCGGCGCCAGCGTGGAGATAACCCCCGGCTGCTGCGGAGAATCGGGCATGGGTGCCATGACCAACCCGGAAATCTACAACAAGCTGCGCGGACGCAAGCAGATGAATATGGAAGCCTCGCTCACCGGCTACGGCGAGGGAGAACCCGTCATCGTGGGCTGCCCCTCCTGCAAGGTAGGTATCGCGCGCATCCTGCTGAACATGCAGGAAAAACGCCCCGTGCTGCACACGCTGGAATACCTTGCCGCCCAGATGCACGGCGATGACTGGAAAAAGCGCTTCAAAAAACTGGTGCTCGATTCCCTTGCCTCCGGCCATAATGGCCACAGCGGCAATGGCGGCAACGCCCGCGTGGTGGACGACGCCTCCCTTTAA
- a CDS encoding methyl-accepting chemotaxis protein, which produces MKKEVCQPLCQRLCRFTGLPTRMAIRLAMVWVTWAAPAYAYAAQENGGAGWLSAGVVAGVALLAALLGWLRVFAAGRRETAMVRWAQALSARIGKEEGGRSVGTGAMPEYREFVAALPQDAAAAFAALARAADALCADRKAAHEAAEAHKAAAEAARREIAETRAQSELARCRGLLNSSQTLDGSVSGIRESYGELSKAAASASRGSEQQQQLAGEATVAMEQMNAAVQQVAEASEAASAHSDTTRSRAQEGAQAVTDTVRAITEVHERTQALEGIVNGLGAKADAVDEVMEIISNIADQTNLLALNAAIEAARAGDAGRGFAVVADEVRKLAEKTMQATGEVGGQITAIKQGVGQTRESMHAAARQVDTATELASRSGELLEEIVRLAGESAGQIQSIAAAASQQAASAEHINTIIGTVDEISASTSGHMHESLRALQRLSIEVDALANLNAVFRLIGSGKAHELINTLAQSPEVLSGDPARQEKAMRAVIGRYPFVELLFLTDAKGVQHAANVPRAGKESREDAKAKGRNWSGRPWFTGPLETNALYVSSVYVSDATGAPCITVSAPVRDAQGVLQGVVAADLAI; this is translated from the coding sequence ATGAAAAAGGAAGTCTGCCAGCCCTTGTGCCAGCGTTTATGCCGGTTCACGGGCCTGCCCACACGGATGGCGATACGCTTGGCAATGGTTTGGGTGACGTGGGCGGCTCCGGCATATGCGTATGCTGCGCAGGAAAACGGGGGGGCTGGCTGGCTGTCCGCGGGCGTGGTGGCGGGTGTGGCGTTGCTTGCCGCGCTCTTAGGCTGGCTGCGGGTGTTTGCGGCCGGGCGGCGTGAGACAGCTATGGTGCGCTGGGCGCAGGCGTTGTCTGCCCGTATCGGGAAAGAAGAGGGAGGCCGTTCCGTCGGCACTGGTGCCATGCCGGAATACAGAGAGTTTGTTGCCGCGTTGCCACAGGACGCGGCGGCTGCGTTTGCAGCACTGGCGCGGGCCGCAGATGCACTGTGCGCGGATCGCAAGGCTGCGCATGAAGCGGCTGAAGCGCATAAGGCAGCGGCGGAGGCTGCGCGCCGCGAGATTGCCGAAACACGTGCGCAGTCGGAATTGGCGCGGTGCAGGGGGTTGCTGAACTCCTCGCAGACGCTGGACGGCTCCGTTTCCGGCATACGGGAAAGCTACGGGGAACTGAGCAAGGCCGCTGCCAGCGCCAGCCGTGGATCGGAACAGCAGCAGCAACTGGCTGGAGAGGCGACCGTGGCCATGGAGCAGATGAATGCCGCCGTGCAGCAGGTGGCTGAGGCCTCCGAAGCGGCTTCTGCGCATAGTGACACGACGCGCTCGCGGGCGCAGGAAGGGGCACAGGCGGTGACCGACACGGTGCGGGCCATTACGGAAGTGCATGAGCGCACGCAGGCACTGGAGGGGATTGTCAACGGGCTGGGTGCCAAGGCGGACGCCGTGGACGAGGTGATGGAGATTATTTCGAACATTGCGGACCAGACCAACCTGCTGGCCCTGAACGCGGCCATTGAGGCTGCACGGGCGGGCGATGCGGGGCGGGGGTTCGCCGTGGTGGCCGATGAGGTGCGCAAGCTGGCGGAAAAGACCATGCAGGCCACAGGCGAGGTGGGCGGCCAGATAACCGCCATTAAGCAGGGTGTGGGGCAGACGAGGGAAAGCATGCACGCCGCCGCGCGGCAGGTGGATACGGCCACGGAACTGGCATCGCGTTCCGGCGAGTTGCTGGAAGAGATAGTGCGCCTTGCCGGAGAGAGCGCGGGGCAGATTCAGTCCATTGCGGCGGCGGCAAGCCAGCAGGCTGCAAGCGCGGAGCATATTAATACCATTATCGGCACCGTGGACGAGATTTCCGCATCCACCAGCGGGCACATGCACGAATCGTTGCGTGCTCTGCAACGGCTTTCTATCGAGGTGGACGCTCTGGCCAACCTGAACGCCGTGTTCCGCCTGATAGGCAGCGGCAAGGCGCATGAACTGATCAACACGCTTGCACAATCGCCGGAAGTGCTTTCCGGCGACCCGGCGCGGCAGGAAAAGGCCATGCGGGCCGTCATTGGCCGGTATCCTTTTGTTGAACTGCTGTTTCTCACGGACGCCAAGGGTGTGCAGCACGCGGCGAACGTGCCCCGTGCGGGCAAGGAAAGCCGGGAGGACGCCAAGGCCAAGGGCAGAAACTGGTCCGGCCGCCCGTGGTTTACCGGGCCGCTGGAAACCAATGCCCTGTATGTTTCCAGCGTCTATGTTTCTGACGCCACGGGCGCGCCGTGCATTACGGTATCTGCGCCTGTCCGTGACGCGCAGGGAGTGTTGCAGGGAGTGGTGGCGGCGGATCTGGCTATCTAG
- a CDS encoding methyl-accepting chemotaxis protein, whose product MRFLHHSLGMKVFLLVTVASLLSFTGLFLANSYKQKETAFYLIHDSAVAISDMLLSAIEDPMSVGDDAGTAAKFEHIREEYKTIDVFLTDYNGVVTYGTRPETLRKELAGAYGDEGLSAMVRTSLRQPGTEFETLTIKGTPYFVSTNTIPNEEGCHHCHGASRAILGSMVMLKDISGEVGMLRSAQYTGAGISLAGLVALVSVLLLFMKFGIVNRIRRITDVSHEIEEGNYSINFSDSGIDELGRLSGNLAKMVETIRDQLQYNRSVLNGIIVPLVVVNREQAVDYANAPMRAILGVEGDMASMRLNRVLERGGHGEDIVSVVLATKRSASGHMTYRRSDGVEFPLQYEFSPLKDADGEVTGVIGVMIDLTQEEKDKARIEANRRNLLTVAEQVTAISMNLASAAQQLSSQMTEVTGNFEQTASQTSQVATAMEEMNVTVMEVTQSAASTAQMAEKASAEASTGGQEMAATVRETQEMSDHAATMAESLNALADSAQNIGNVIGVINDIADQTNLLALNAAIEAARAGEAGRGFAVVADEVRKLAEKTMTATREVEEAVVLIQESTRSAVQGMNDTRKRSVSTAEKAGQTGSIFANIVKRSEDMADMVRSIATASEQQSATSEEINRSINAINDLSQAIAGRIQEANDAIREVAGMAHKLNVMVERFKE is encoded by the coding sequence ATGCGGTTCTTGCATCATTCCCTGGGAATGAAGGTGTTTCTGCTTGTCACCGTGGCCTCGCTGCTTTCCTTTACGGGGTTGTTTCTTGCCAACTCCTACAAGCAGAAGGAGACGGCCTTCTATCTCATCCACGATTCTGCCGTGGCCATATCCGACATGCTGCTCAGCGCCATAGAGGACCCTATGTCCGTGGGCGATGATGCGGGCACCGCCGCCAAGTTTGAGCATATCCGCGAAGAGTACAAGACCATTGACGTGTTTCTGACCGACTACAACGGCGTTGTCACCTACGGCACCCGCCCGGAAACGTTGCGTAAGGAACTGGCGGGCGCGTACGGCGATGAGGGATTGTCGGCAATGGTGCGTACCTCGCTCAGGCAGCCCGGCACGGAGTTTGAGACCCTGACTATTAAGGGGACGCCCTATTTTGTTTCCACCAACACCATTCCCAATGAGGAAGGCTGCCACCATTGTCATGGAGCCAGCCGCGCCATTTTAGGCTCCATGGTCATGCTCAAGGATATTTCCGGCGAGGTGGGTATGCTGCGTTCTGCCCAGTACACCGGAGCGGGCATTTCGCTTGCGGGGCTGGTGGCACTTGTTTCCGTGCTGCTGCTGTTCATGAAGTTCGGCATTGTGAACCGCATCCGCCGCATCACCGATGTGAGCCACGAGATTGAGGAAGGCAACTACTCCATCAATTTTTCCGATTCGGGCATAGACGAGCTGGGCAGGCTGAGCGGGAATCTGGCTAAAATGGTGGAAACCATCCGTGACCAGCTGCAGTACAACCGATCGGTGCTCAACGGCATTATTGTGCCGCTGGTGGTGGTGAACAGGGAGCAGGCGGTGGATTATGCCAACGCGCCCATGCGCGCCATTCTGGGCGTGGAGGGCGATATGGCATCCATGCGCCTGAACAGGGTGCTGGAGCGGGGCGGCCACGGGGAGGACATTGTTTCCGTGGTGCTCGCCACGAAGCGCAGTGCCAGCGGGCACATGACGTACCGGCGTTCTGACGGGGTGGAGTTTCCCCTGCAATACGAGTTTTCGCCCCTGAAGGATGCGGACGGCGAGGTGACGGGCGTTATCGGCGTGATGATAGACCTGACGCAGGAAGAGAAGGACAAGGCGCGCATTGAGGCCAACCGCAGGAACCTGCTGACTGTGGCCGAGCAGGTGACCGCCATTTCCATGAATCTTGCCTCTGCGGCGCAGCAGCTTTCCAGCCAGATGACGGAAGTGACCGGCAACTTTGAGCAGACCGCCAGCCAGACCAGTCAGGTGGCAACCGCCATGGAAGAGATGAATGTGACCGTGATGGAGGTGACGCAGAGCGCGGCATCTACGGCACAGATGGCGGAGAAGGCCAGTGCGGAGGCTTCTACCGGCGGGCAGGAGATGGCTGCCACCGTGCGTGAGACGCAGGAAATGTCTGACCATGCGGCCACGATGGCGGAAAGCCTGAACGCGCTGGCTGACAGCGCACAGAATATCGGCAACGTGATCGGCGTGATTAACGACATAGCGGACCAGACCAACCTGCTGGCGCTGAACGCCGCCATTGAGGCCGCCCGTGCCGGTGAAGCCGGACGGGGATTTGCCGTGGTGGCGGACGAGGTGCGCAAGCTGGCTGAGAAGACCATGACCGCCACCCGTGAGGTGGAGGAAGCTGTGGTGCTGATACAGGAAAGTACGCGCAGTGCCGTGCAGGGCATGAACGACACGCGCAAGCGCAGCGTGAGTACGGCGGAAAAGGCGGGGCAGACGGGAAGCATATTTGCCAACATTGTGAAGCGGTCGGAAGACATGGCGGACATGGTGCGGTCCATTGCCACGGCTTCTGAGCAGCAGTCTGCCACCAGCGAGGAGATTAACCGGAGCATTAATGCCATTAATGATCTTTCCCAAGCCATTGCCGGGCGCATTCAGGAAGCCAACGACGCCATCCGCGAGGTGGCGGGCATGGCGCACAAGCTGAACGTGATGGTGGAGCGGTTTAAAGAGTAA
- the ruvX gene encoding Holliday junction resolvase RuvX, whose amino-acid sequence MKFIAIDYGTRRTGLAATDAGGRMAFPRRTVAMTTREAFFGELLAFIAAENPAGVVVGLPTHVDGTEILMTRQVRNFVARLKRRCPLPVYYMTEVLSSYEAEEDLRAAGLNSREARKVVDQQAAVRILETFLALPPQQRREAE is encoded by the coding sequence ATGAAGTTCATAGCTATTGATTACGGCACCCGGCGCACCGGGCTTGCGGCCACCGATGCGGGAGGGCGCATGGCCTTTCCGCGCAGGACCGTTGCCATGACCACGCGGGAGGCGTTTTTTGGGGAACTGCTGGCCTTTATTGCGGCGGAGAATCCGGCCGGGGTGGTGGTGGGGCTGCCCACGCACGTGGACGGCACGGAAATTCTGATGACGCGGCAGGTGCGCAATTTCGTGGCGCGCCTGAAGCGGCGTTGCCCGCTGCCCGTCTACTACATGACCGAGGTGCTCAGTTCGTATGAGGCTGAGGAAGACCTGCGGGCCGCCGGGCTGAATAGCCGGGAAGCGCGCAAGGTGGTGGATCAGCAGGCTGCCGTGCGGATTTTGGAAACCTTCCTTGCGCTGCCGCCGCAGCAGCGGCGCGAAGCGGAATAA
- the rd gene encoding rubredoxin — protein sequence MQKYVCTICGYEYDPAEGDPDNGVAAGTKFEDVASDWVCPVCGAPKSEFEPA from the coding sequence ATGCAGAAGTACGTTTGCACCATTTGCGGCTATGAATATGATCCGGCTGAAGGCGACCCCGACAACGGCGTGGCTGCCGGAACCAAGTTTGAAGACGTGGCTTCCGATTGGGTATGCCCCGTGTGCGGCGCACCCAAGAGTGAGTTTGAACCCGCGTAA
- a CDS encoding desulfoferrodoxin, which yields MPKFLEIYRCKHCGNMVEVMVGGGAELVCCGEEMHLEAEGTVDAAREKHVPVIEKTATGYKVSVGAVLHPMEAKHWIQWIELVADGVSYTKFLNPGDTPVAEFCIQASKVTAREYCNLHGHWKAEL from the coding sequence ATGCCCAAGTTTCTTGAGATCTACCGGTGTAAGCACTGCGGCAACATGGTTGAAGTGATGGTGGGCGGCGGCGCAGAACTGGTGTGCTGCGGCGAGGAAATGCATCTGGAAGCCGAAGGCACTGTTGACGCAGCACGCGAAAAGCATGTGCCGGTCATTGAAAAGACCGCCACCGGTTACAAGGTGTCTGTGGGTGCAGTGCTGCATCCCATGGAAGCCAAGCACTGGATACAGTGGATTGAGCTTGTGGCCGACGGCGTGAGCTACACCAAGTTCCTCAATCCCGGCGATACACCGGTGGCTGAATTCTGCATTCAGGCCTCCAAGGTTACGGCGCGTGAATACTGCAACCTGCATGGCCACTGGAAGGCTGAGCTGTAA
- the mltG gene encoding endolytic transglycosylase MltG encodes MRKKILLYAAAAAGVLLVAASIGVWYAVHSFMTTAPEAQGQEVHIRIRPGSTFDRVAWQLKKAGVITDVDRFRLLARYRKQLGAVRAGEFVFSTGWTPDRVLEVLVSGIPVQHRLQLREGLTWWETAQAIEEQGFARAEELKAVFHDPEFLKEHGIPFENAEGFLFPETYLMDMPEDLTPAAARNVASRLVRMFRSKTAALWPQGLPEPEELRRVLTIATLVEKETSVPEERARVAGVYTRRLEIGMLMQADPTIIYGIGPAFDGNITRVHLRDAENPYNTYVHRGLPPGPICSPGLEAIRAAVNPERHVYLYFVSRKDGTHHFSKTLEEHNAAVRKYQLGGRR; translated from the coding sequence ATGAGAAAGAAGATTTTGCTGTACGCCGCCGCAGCGGCGGGGGTTCTGCTGGTGGCCGCAAGCATAGGTGTGTGGTATGCGGTGCACTCCTTTATGACCACCGCGCCGGAGGCACAGGGGCAGGAGGTGCATATACGCATCCGGCCGGGATCCACCTTTGACAGGGTGGCGTGGCAGCTCAAGAAGGCCGGTGTGATCACCGATGTGGACCGGTTCCGTCTGCTGGCCCGCTACCGCAAGCAGCTTGGGGCCGTGCGGGCGGGGGAATTTGTGTTCAGCACCGGCTGGACGCCGGACCGCGTGCTGGAGGTGCTGGTTTCCGGCATTCCCGTGCAGCACAGGCTGCAGCTGCGGGAGGGGCTGACGTGGTGGGAAACGGCGCAGGCCATTGAGGAACAGGGCTTTGCACGCGCGGAAGAGCTGAAGGCCGTGTTCCACGACCCGGAGTTTCTGAAGGAGCACGGGATTCCCTTTGAGAACGCCGAGGGGTTTCTGTTTCCCGAAACGTATCTTATGGACATGCCGGAAGACCTGACCCCGGCGGCGGCACGAAACGTGGCTTCGCGTCTGGTGCGCATGTTCCGCAGCAAGACGGCTGCGCTCTGGCCGCAGGGGCTGCCGGAACCCGAAGAGTTGCGACGTGTTCTTACCATTGCCACGCTGGTGGAAAAAGAGACGTCCGTACCTGAGGAGCGGGCACGGGTGGCGGGCGTCTATACGCGGCGGCTTGAGATAGGCATGCTCATGCAGGCGGACCCCACCATCATTTACGGCATTGGGCCTGCCTTTGACGGCAACATTACCCGCGTGCATCTGCGCGATGCCGAAAACCCGTACAATACCTATGTGCACCGGGGACTGCCGCCCGGTCCCATCTGCTCGCCGGGGCTGGAAGCCATACGCGCGGCCGTGAACCCGGAACGGCATGTCTACCTGTATTTCGTTTCCCGCAAGGACGGCACCCACCACTTCAGCAAGACGCTGGAGGAGCACAACGCCGCCGTGCGCAAGTACCAGCTGGGCGGGCGACGCTAG
- a CDS encoding PilZ domain-containing protein, with protein sequence MSTSAIERRKHSRLELKAYGFKHRCRLHSNGSAQDLYLIDISPGGARVKMAQPGSRVPDMLAAVVFDTMLNAEGMRLNGLESTVRWHSGEEFGLRFELELELASSDLQALLAP encoded by the coding sequence ATGAGCACATCTGCGATTGAACGGCGCAAACATTCGCGCCTGGAACTCAAGGCATACGGATTTAAGCACAGGTGCAGGCTGCACAGCAACGGCTCGGCACAGGACCTGTATCTTATAGACATCAGCCCCGGCGGGGCGCGGGTAAAGATGGCGCAGCCGGGAAGCCGCGTGCCGGACATGCTTGCTGCGGTGGTGTTTGACACCATGCTCAATGCCGAAGGAATGCGGCTGAACGGGCTGGAAAGCACCGTGCGCTGGCATAGCGGAGAAGAGTTTGGGCTGCGCTTTGAGCTTGAGCTTGAGCTTGCCTCTTCCGATTTGCAGGCATTGCTTGCCCCGTAA
- a CDS encoding precorrin-8X methylmutase, whose product MSPTTLQPYFAPDTIEARSFAIIDAEVPAPRPFEGGEWEIVRRLIHTSADFDLLNHVVFHPRAVEAGMAALAAGCTVFTDTEMARAGIPVRRMEPLGCTVQCLLNRPDVVAAAKEQGTTRARAAMDAARGLLGGCILAIGNAPTALIRLMEHLESGGPAPALVVGMPVGFVNAAESKAILVEQAGVPFIAIRGRKGGSPLAAATVNALAEMVLRQK is encoded by the coding sequence TTGTCCCCGACCACGCTGCAGCCTTACTTTGCGCCGGACACCATAGAGGCGCGTTCGTTTGCCATCATCGACGCCGAAGTACCCGCCCCGCGCCCCTTTGAGGGGGGCGAGTGGGAGATTGTGCGCCGCCTCATCCATACCTCGGCGGATTTTGACCTGCTGAACCATGTGGTTTTTCATCCCCGCGCCGTGGAGGCGGGCATGGCGGCCCTTGCCGCAGGATGCACCGTATTTACCGACACGGAGATGGCCCGCGCAGGTATTCCCGTGCGGCGCATGGAGCCTTTGGGGTGCACCGTGCAGTGCCTGCTCAACCGCCCGGATGTGGTGGCCGCCGCCAAGGAGCAGGGCACAACCCGCGCCCGTGCGGCTATGGACGCGGCACGGGGGCTGCTGGGCGGCTGTATTCTTGCCATTGGCAATGCGCCCACGGCGCTTATCCGGCTCATGGAGCATCTGGAATCCGGCGGCCCTGCCCCGGCGCTGGTGGTGGGAATGCCTGTTGGTTTTGTGAATGCAGCGGAATCAAAGGCTATTCTTGTGGAGCAGGCGGGGGTTCCCTTCATTGCCATACGCGGGCGGAAAGGTGGATCGCCCCTTGCCGCTGCCACCGTGAATGCGCTGGCTGAAATGGTTTTGCGTCAAAAATAG